A genomic window from Anthocerotibacter panamensis C109 includes:
- a CDS encoding hybrid sensor histidine kinase/response regulator, whose amino-acid sequence MKRTASGKFTPIWKEQPKNRVNLALTKVAWCTLEKAARAQGLSRSEFIERYARSLTACTHEVGGSPIALQTLLDAVPSLISYIDRSGRYLFNNRSYEEWFGCSRAEIQGRHLREILGEKTWAQVEPYLAQALSGQQVSFESEVTDSSGKVHAVEASLVPQSTPEQGVVGFAALIRDITTWKETEQALNHSQERYCSLIDAISQIIWHTSPDGEVLTEQPTWVAFTGQIFEARRGARDWLEAVHPEDRARTAQAWSEAIACRTYFECEYRLRRHDGVYRHMHVRGVPVYEPDGSIREWVGVNTDITEHKQNQEALQRAHDDLESRVVARTTELRRSNTLLRLEISRRKRMEAVLRFSDVILTQMPDAVLVTDLEGNIQQWLGKAEQIYGYTAAEAVGKPTNFLDAPGARGKACSHALQQIQEQGIFSTEVLRLRKDGSEVYIEATAGLVCDSHGQPSFIVSIERDITDRVVAEDSIHRLNADLEQRVIERTAQLEAAHALKDELLAREQVARALAESARLEAESQRHEALAANRLKDEFLATLSHELRTPLNAIIGFSQLLLKGKLNGASSERALETIERNARAQNQLIEDILDVSRIITGKLKMEVQPVELAVVIEQALDAIQLAAQSKGITLEAHLERAGLIIGDSNRLQQVVWNLLSNAVKFTPAGGQVGVCLERQETHMAITVWDTGQGIAEEFLPHIFERFRQADSSSSRQHGGLGLGLAIVRQLIELHGGRVTVESAGESQGTTFTVYLPLAELPCLVACASPWTPPDRPVKSRIPRLEGLRVLVVDDEADARELLTAILEQSGAQVRTAVGTSEALERMASWSPDVLVSDIGLPGEDGYDLIQKVRALDAQWGRRTPAAALTAYARTEDRMRALAAGYQLHLPKPVEPHELVLVVAHLGNHPCRA is encoded by the coding sequence ATGAAACGAACTGCGAGTGGGAAGTTCACGCCAATTTGGAAGGAGCAACCGAAAAATCGGGTCAATTTGGCACTCACCAAAGTAGCTTGGTGCACTTTGGAAAAAGCAGCCCGAGCCCAAGGGCTCTCGCGCTCAGAGTTCATTGAGCGGTATGCACGCAGCTTGACAGCCTGTACCCATGAAGTCGGAGGGTCTCCCATCGCGTTACAGACGCTCCTTGATGCGGTGCCCTCCCTTATTTCCTATATTGACCGCTCAGGCCGCTATCTATTTAACAATCGGAGTTATGAGGAATGGTTCGGCTGCTCCCGAGCCGAAATCCAGGGGCGGCATCTGCGCGAAATCTTAGGCGAAAAAACTTGGGCACAGGTGGAACCCTACCTAGCCCAGGCTCTGTCCGGCCAGCAAGTCAGCTTTGAATCCGAGGTGACAGACTCGTCAGGCAAGGTCCATGCTGTAGAGGCAAGCCTTGTTCCACAATCTACCCCTGAACAAGGAGTCGTCGGCTTCGCTGCACTGATCCGGGATATTACGACGTGGAAGGAGACTGAGCAGGCGCTCAACCACAGCCAGGAACGCTACTGCTCTTTGATCGATGCGATCTCCCAAATCATCTGGCACACCAGCCCGGACGGGGAGGTACTGACAGAGCAGCCTACCTGGGTTGCCTTCACGGGACAGATTTTTGAAGCGCGGCGCGGCGCGCGCGATTGGCTAGAAGCGGTCCATCCTGAGGACAGAGCGCGAACCGCTCAGGCGTGGTCTGAGGCCATCGCCTGTCGCACCTACTTTGAGTGTGAATATCGTCTGCGTCGCCATGATGGCGTGTACCGACACATGCATGTCCGGGGCGTGCCGGTGTACGAGCCCGATGGCAGCATCCGCGAATGGGTAGGGGTGAACACAGACATCACCGAGCACAAACAGAATCAAGAAGCCCTCCAGCGTGCCCATGACGACCTTGAATCCCGTGTCGTAGCGCGCACCACCGAATTGCGCCGTAGCAATACCCTCTTACGCCTGGAGATCTCCCGTCGCAAACGGATGGAAGCGGTCCTCCGATTTTCAGACGTGATCCTCACCCAGATGCCCGACGCCGTATTAGTGACCGATCTGGAGGGGAATATCCAGCAGTGGCTGGGCAAAGCCGAACAGATCTACGGCTACACCGCCGCTGAGGCTGTGGGCAAACCCACCAACTTCCTGGACGCTCCAGGGGCGCGGGGGAAGGCGTGCAGCCACGCCCTCCAACAGATCCAAGAGCAGGGAATTTTCAGCACCGAGGTGTTGCGCCTGCGCAAGGATGGCTCAGAAGTATATATTGAGGCGACTGCGGGGTTAGTCTGCGACAGCCATGGTCAGCCCTCCTTCATCGTGAGTATTGAGCGGGATATCACAGACCGGGTAGTAGCCGAGGACAGCATTCATCGCCTGAACGCCGACTTAGAGCAGCGGGTCATCGAACGCACCGCACAACTCGAAGCCGCCCATGCACTCAAAGACGAACTGTTAGCCCGCGAGCAAGTCGCTCGTGCCCTCGCCGAGAGTGCCCGCCTTGAAGCAGAGAGTCAACGGCACGAAGCGCTAGCCGCCAACCGCCTCAAAGACGAATTTCTCGCCACGCTCTCCCACGAATTGCGCACGCCCCTCAATGCCATCATCGGTTTTAGCCAGTTGCTCCTCAAGGGTAAGCTGAATGGAGCCTCGAGCGAACGGGCCTTGGAGACCATCGAGCGCAATGCCCGCGCCCAGAATCAGCTCATTGAAGACATCCTGGATGTCTCACGGATCATCACCGGCAAGCTCAAAATGGAGGTGCAGCCCGTCGAGTTGGCGGTAGTGATTGAACAAGCCCTGGATGCTATTCAGCTTGCAGCCCAGTCCAAGGGGATAACCTTGGAGGCTCATCTGGAGCGTGCTGGGCTGATCATAGGGGATAGCAACCGCCTCCAGCAGGTGGTCTGGAATCTATTGTCCAACGCGGTGAAATTTACTCCGGCAGGAGGACAAGTCGGGGTCTGTCTAGAGCGGCAGGAGACCCACATGGCAATCACGGTCTGGGATACAGGCCAGGGCATCGCCGAAGAATTTTTGCCCCATATCTTTGAGCGCTTCCGGCAAGCCGATAGCAGTAGCTCCCGGCAACATGGCGGATTAGGGCTGGGGCTCGCCATCGTGCGTCAGCTCATTGAGTTGCATGGCGGTAGGGTCACAGTAGAGAGTGCCGGGGAGAGCCAGGGGACGACCTTTACGGTCTACCTTCCCCTAGCTGAGCTACCCTGCTTGGTGGCTTGCGCATCGCCGTGGACACCCCCGGACAGACCGGTGAAATCACGTATTCCAAGGCTGGAGGGCCTGCGGGTGCTGGTCGTCGACGATGAAGCGGACGCCCGCGAGCTCCTCACTGCCATCCTGGAACAATCAGGAGCCCAGGTGCGTACCGCAGTCGGAACTTCGGAAGCCCTGGAGCGTATGGCGAGCTGGAGCCCGGATGTGCTCGTCAGCGATATTGGGCTACCGGGGGAGGATGGCTACGACTTGATCCAAAAGGTGCGGGCTTTGGACGCCCAATGGGGGCGACGGACTCCGGCTGCCGCCCTGACCGCCTATGCCCGGACGGAGGACCGGATGCGGGCTCTAGCCGCAGGCTATCAGCTGCACCTACCCAAGCCAGTCGAGCCCCACGAGTTAGTTCTGGTCGTCGCCCACCTCGGGAACCATCCCTGTCGGGCTTAA
- the ahcY gene encoding adenosylhomocysteinase yields MTVGIKLNYEVKDLALAAQGSQRIEWAGREMPVLKQIRQRFAQDRPLAGIRISACCHVTTETANLAIALKAGGADAVLIASNPLSTQDDVAAALVVDHGIAVFALKGEDTATYLRHVATALDHQPEIIIDDGSDVVATMIKERPELLTRLIGTTEETTTGIARLKAMLQGGVLTFPAIAVNDSETKHFFDNRYGTGQSTLDGVIRATNILLAGRVVVVAGYGWCGKGTASRARGMGARVIVTEINPVCALEATMDGFEVLPMAEAARVGDIFITVTGNKHVINREHFLAMKDGAIVCNSGHFDIEIDLVALGELSRDKRTVRPFVEEYILEDKSIMVLGQGRLINLAAAEGHPAAVMDMSFANQALAVEYLVIERGKLAPGIYNLPAYLDEQIAQLKLAAMGIQIDTLTPQQIHYMNSWDEGTS; encoded by the coding sequence ATGACCGTTGGCATAAAGCTCAATTACGAAGTAAAAGACTTGGCATTGGCGGCTCAAGGTTCACAGCGCATCGAATGGGCCGGACGTGAAATGCCGGTACTCAAGCAGATTCGCCAGCGTTTCGCACAGGACCGTCCCCTGGCAGGCATTAGAATTTCAGCCTGTTGCCATGTGACCACGGAGACGGCGAACTTGGCTATTGCGCTGAAGGCAGGAGGCGCTGATGCGGTCTTGATTGCCAGCAACCCCCTCTCGACTCAAGACGATGTTGCCGCTGCACTGGTGGTGGATCATGGCATTGCTGTGTTTGCCCTCAAAGGCGAGGATACCGCGACCTATCTGCGCCATGTCGCTACGGCCCTGGACCACCAACCGGAAATCATTATTGATGATGGTTCGGATGTAGTCGCCACCATGATCAAAGAGCGGCCCGAACTTTTAACTAGACTGATTGGGACTACCGAAGAAACCACCACGGGTATTGCCCGCCTCAAGGCCATGCTCCAAGGCGGAGTCCTCACCTTTCCGGCAATAGCGGTCAATGACTCTGAGACCAAACACTTCTTCGACAACCGCTACGGTACAGGTCAATCCACACTCGATGGTGTCATCCGCGCTACCAATATCCTCCTGGCAGGTCGGGTGGTAGTAGTCGCAGGCTATGGCTGGTGCGGCAAGGGTACCGCTTCGCGGGCTCGGGGGATGGGTGCGCGCGTGATCGTGACTGAGATCAATCCGGTCTGCGCTCTAGAGGCGACCATGGACGGCTTTGAGGTCCTGCCCATGGCTGAGGCCGCCCGTGTCGGGGACATCTTCATCACCGTCACCGGCAACAAGCACGTCATCAACCGCGAGCACTTCCTGGCGATGAAGGACGGAGCTATCGTCTGCAACTCTGGGCATTTCGACATCGAAATCGATCTGGTTGCTCTAGGCGAACTGTCGCGCGACAAGCGTACCGTCCGCCCCTTCGTCGAGGAATACATCCTGGAGGACAAGTCCATCATGGTCCTCGGGCAAGGCCGCCTCATCAATTTGGCTGCAGCGGAGGGTCATCCGGCGGCGGTCATGGACATGAGCTTCGCCAACCAAGCCCTCGCAGTCGAATATCTGGTCATCGAGCGCGGCAAGCTCGCTCCGGGTATTTACAATTTGCCTGCCTATCTCGACGAGCAAATCGCCCAACTCAAGCTAGCCGCCATGGGCATCCAAATCGATACCCTGACCCCCCAGCAGATCCATTACATGAATTCCTGGGACGAGGGCACGAGCTAG